Proteins encoded by one window of Aptenodytes patagonicus chromosome 11, bAptPat1.pri.cur, whole genome shotgun sequence:
- the GPATCH1 gene encoding G patch domain-containing protein 1 isoform X2: MAAAESSDSEEEDLVSYGTALQPLQEGERIKKPVPLQEQTVKDAKGRYQRFHGAFTGGFSAGYFNTVGTKEGWTPSAFVSSRQKRADRTILGPEDFMDEEDLSEFGIAPKDITTTDDFASKAKDRIKEKARQIAGVVAAIPGTTAFDDLIGPSKITVGVELLRKMGWKEGQGIGPRVKRKPRRQKPDPAVKVYGCALPPGLSEGSEDEEDEYQPENVTFAPKDVMPVDLTPKENVHGLGYKGLDPSQALFGVSGREHLNLFTGGSEDTSNLLGDLRHSKGRKLGITGQAFGVGALEEEDDDIYATETLSKYDTVLKDEEPGDGLYGWTAPKQYKSKKRSEREVKYIGKILDGFSLASKSSTPSKIYPPPDLPRNYRPVHYFRPVIAAGNENCCLRKALEESTGKIGSDTTQQSRHALNASQRRERLGETGLKGPAPSVLEYLSEKDRERLKEVKQASEQQMKAKILPQQSRNSRFQPASPDDASHKWQMLLGGQLANAGSSDFKPFARNPEKQKRYESFVRSLKQGEKDTLEHYLDPSMTEWERGREQEEFFRAAMFYKSSNSTLSSRFTRAKYEDDVDKVEVPRDQENDIDDKETAVKMKMFGKLTRDKFEWHPEKLLCKRFNVPDPYPDSSIVGLPKVKRDKYSVFNFLTLPEPTTSVTQATNENIQQNNSLNKAKKPSRWDVSDKEKEKKDSISEFISLARSKADVQQQPPVSATEECGTGPSETLPTEVANEDKDQEEESRPSMDLFKAIFVSSSDEKSSSSEEESDEEQQPTSSVIDSETTKQVDLPDSSSFNVQEIVAASTDPGISLLPTSKQELDATEEFGPKLPPAFSSGPTWQQEPVVSASFPGPSRKEKHRKYREKHKTKREHKHKKEKKKKHKKQKNKGKNKNKKSEKDSSSDTADSSDSLSDIDTTGLSPKELLRRLKQLQY, encoded by the exons atggcggcggcggagTCCAGtgacagcgaggaggaggatcTGGTGAGCTATGGGACCGCGCTGCAGCCTCTGCAGGAGG GTGAACGAATTAAAAAGCCAGTTCCTCTTCAAGAACAGACTGTTAAAGATGCAAAGGGACGATATCAGCGTTTCCATGGAGCATTTACTGGTGGTTTCTCTGCTGGTTACTTTAACACTGTTGGCACAAAGGAAG GATGGACTCCTTCAGCTTTTGTATCATCACGGCAGAAGAGAGCAGACAGAACCATTCTTGGACCAGAAGACTTCATGGATGAAGAG GATCTTAGTGAATTTGGGATAGCACCAAAAGATATTACAACCACAGATGATTTTGCATCCAAAGCTAAAGacagaataaaagagaaagctAGACAGATTGCAGGAGTAGTTGCTGCCATTCCAGGAACCACCGCATTTGATGATTTAATAGGACCATCAAA AATAACAGTTGGGGTTGAACTGTTACGAAAAATGGGCTGGAAAGAAGGACAAGGAATTGGACCGCGAGTCAAAAGAAAGCCACGCAGGCAAAAACCTG ACCCTGCAGTGAAAGTATATGGTTGTGCGTTACCACCTGGACTGTCTGAGGGTTCTGAG GATGAAGAGGATGAATACCAGCCAGAGAATGTGACATTTGCGCCAAAAGACGTAATGCCTGTAGATTTGACTCCAAAAGAGAATGTCCATGGACTTGGCTATAAGGGTTTGGACCCCTCACAAGCTTTGTTTGGTGTATCTGGAAGAGAACACTTGAATCTTTTCACAGGTGGTTCTGAAGACACAAGCAATTTACTTGGTGATCTGAGAcacagtaaaggaagaaaactaGGTATAACGGGTCAG gcttttggtgtgggagctttagaggaggaagatgatgatatTTATGCAACCGAAACACTGTCAAAATACGATACAGTTCTAAAAGATGAGGAACCTGGAGATGGCTTGTATGGCTGGACAGCACCTAAGCAGTATAAATCCAAAAAAA GGTCTGAAAGAGAAGTTAAATATATAGGCAAAATCCTGGATGGTTTTTCCTTGGCATCAAAATCATCAACTCCAAGCAAG ATTTATCCACCACCTGACCTGCCACGAAATTACAGACCAGTCCATTACTTTCGACCCGTGATAGCAGCTGGGAATGAAAACTGCTGTTTACGGAAGGCATTAGAAGAATCAACTGGAAAAATTGGGAGTGATACAACACAACAAAGCAGGCATGCTTTGAATGCATCTCAGAGGAGGGAACGACTAGGAGAGACTGGTCTAAAAG gtCCGGCTCCTTCTGTTTTGGAATATCTGTCTGAGAAAGATAGAGAAAGACTCAAAGAAGTGAAACAAGCATCTGAAcaacaaatgaaagcaaaaatattgccTCAGCAGTCACGAAATAGCAGATTCCAGCCAGCCTCCCCAGATGATGCTTCTCACAAATGGCAAATGTTGTTGGGGGGGCAGTTAGCAAATGCTGGTTCTAGTGACTTCAAACCATTTGCaagaaatccagaaaaacaaaaaagatacgAAAGTTTTGTGAGAAGTCttaaacaaggagaaaaag ATACATTGGAACATTATTTAGACCCAAGTATGACAGAATGGGAGCGAGGAAGAGAACAGGAGGAGTTCTTCCGTGCGGCAATGTTCTACAAATCCTCAAATTCAACACTGTCATCTAGGTTTACCCGGGCCAAATATGAAGATGATGTTGACAAAGTCGAAGTTCCTCGGGACCAAGAG AATGATATTGATGATAAGGAAACTGCTGTGAAGATGAAGATGTTTGGCAAACTCACAAGAGACAAGTTTGAATGGCATCCTGAAAAGCTGTTGTGTAAAAGATTCAATGTTCCTGATCCATATCCTGA TTCTTCCATTGTTGGGTTACCAAAAGTGAAACGAGACAAGTATTCTGTGTTTAATTTCTTAACTCTGCCTGAGCCCACCACATCTGTAACTCAAGcaacaaatgaaaacatccaACAGAATAACAGTCTCAACA AAGCAAAGAAACCTTCAAGATGGGATGTGTCagataaagagaaggagaaaaaagattcTATCAGTGAATTCATTAGTCTTGCTAGATCAAAAGCTGAtgttcagcagcagccaccagtATCAGCAACAGAAGAATGTGGAACTGGGCCAAGTGAAACTCTTCCCACTGAG GTAGCTAATGAAGATAAGgatcaggaagaagaaagcagaccATCTATGGACTTATTTAAGGCCATCTTTGTGAGTTCCTCAGATGAAAAATCGTCTTCCTCTGAAGAAGAGAGTGATGAAGAACAGCAACCAACTAGTTCGGTAATAGATTCAGAAACCACCAAGCAAGTTGACCTACCAGACAGTTCTTCATTTAATGTACAAG aGATTGTGGCTGCTTCAACTGATCCTGGCATTTCTTTGTTGCCTACTTCAAAGCAGGAACTGGATGCAACAGAGGAATTTGGACCAAAGTTGCCTCCAGCTTTTTCTTCTG GCCCTACTTGGCAACAAGAACCAGTGGTGTCAGCAAGTTTTCCTGGGCCtagtaggaaagaaaaacatagaaaGTACAGAGAAAAACACAAGACTAAGAgagaacacaaacacaaaaaggaaaag aaaaagaaacataagaaacagaaaaacaaaggaaaaaacaagaataaaaaatcGGAAAAAGACAGCAGCTCAGACACTGCAGATAGCAGTGACAGCCTTAGTGATATAGATACCACAGGCTTGTCACCCAAAGAGCTTCTAAGAAG aTTAAAACAACTTCAGTATTGA
- the GPATCH1 gene encoding G patch domain-containing protein 1 isoform X1, translating into MAAAESSDSEEEDLVSYGTALQPLQEGERIKKPVPLQEQTVKDAKGRYQRFHGAFTGGFSAGYFNTVGTKEGWTPSAFVSSRQKRADRTILGPEDFMDEEDLSEFGIAPKDITTTDDFASKAKDRIKEKARQIAGVVAAIPGTTAFDDLIGPSKITVGVELLRKMGWKEGQGIGPRVKRKPRRQKPDPAVKVYGCALPPGLSEGSEDEEDEYQPENVTFAPKDVMPVDLTPKENVHGLGYKGLDPSQALFGVSGREHLNLFTGGSEDTSNLLGDLRHSKGRKLGITGQAFGVGALEEEDDDIYATETLSKYDTVLKDEEPGDGLYGWTAPKQYKSKKRSEREVKYIGKILDGFSLASKSSTPSKIYPPPDLPRNYRPVHYFRPVIAAGNENCCLRKALEESTGKIGSDTTQQSRHALNASQRRERLGETGLKGPAPSVLEYLSEKDRERLKEVKQASEQQMKAKILPQQSRNSRFQPASPDDASHKWQMLLGGQLANAGSSDFKPFARNPEKQKRYESFVRSLKQGEKVDTLEHYLDPSMTEWERGREQEEFFRAAMFYKSSNSTLSSRFTRAKYEDDVDKVEVPRDQENDIDDKETAVKMKMFGKLTRDKFEWHPEKLLCKRFNVPDPYPDSSIVGLPKVKRDKYSVFNFLTLPEPTTSVTQATNENIQQNNSLNKAKKPSRWDVSDKEKEKKDSISEFISLARSKADVQQQPPVSATEECGTGPSETLPTEVANEDKDQEEESRPSMDLFKAIFVSSSDEKSSSSEEESDEEQQPTSSVIDSETTKQVDLPDSSSFNVQEIVAASTDPGISLLPTSKQELDATEEFGPKLPPAFSSGPTWQQEPVVSASFPGPSRKEKHRKYREKHKTKREHKHKKEKKKKHKKQKNKGKNKNKKSEKDSSSDTADSSDSLSDIDTTGLSPKELLRRLKQLQY; encoded by the exons atggcggcggcggagTCCAGtgacagcgaggaggaggatcTGGTGAGCTATGGGACCGCGCTGCAGCCTCTGCAGGAGG GTGAACGAATTAAAAAGCCAGTTCCTCTTCAAGAACAGACTGTTAAAGATGCAAAGGGACGATATCAGCGTTTCCATGGAGCATTTACTGGTGGTTTCTCTGCTGGTTACTTTAACACTGTTGGCACAAAGGAAG GATGGACTCCTTCAGCTTTTGTATCATCACGGCAGAAGAGAGCAGACAGAACCATTCTTGGACCAGAAGACTTCATGGATGAAGAG GATCTTAGTGAATTTGGGATAGCACCAAAAGATATTACAACCACAGATGATTTTGCATCCAAAGCTAAAGacagaataaaagagaaagctAGACAGATTGCAGGAGTAGTTGCTGCCATTCCAGGAACCACCGCATTTGATGATTTAATAGGACCATCAAA AATAACAGTTGGGGTTGAACTGTTACGAAAAATGGGCTGGAAAGAAGGACAAGGAATTGGACCGCGAGTCAAAAGAAAGCCACGCAGGCAAAAACCTG ACCCTGCAGTGAAAGTATATGGTTGTGCGTTACCACCTGGACTGTCTGAGGGTTCTGAG GATGAAGAGGATGAATACCAGCCAGAGAATGTGACATTTGCGCCAAAAGACGTAATGCCTGTAGATTTGACTCCAAAAGAGAATGTCCATGGACTTGGCTATAAGGGTTTGGACCCCTCACAAGCTTTGTTTGGTGTATCTGGAAGAGAACACTTGAATCTTTTCACAGGTGGTTCTGAAGACACAAGCAATTTACTTGGTGATCTGAGAcacagtaaaggaagaaaactaGGTATAACGGGTCAG gcttttggtgtgggagctttagaggaggaagatgatgatatTTATGCAACCGAAACACTGTCAAAATACGATACAGTTCTAAAAGATGAGGAACCTGGAGATGGCTTGTATGGCTGGACAGCACCTAAGCAGTATAAATCCAAAAAAA GGTCTGAAAGAGAAGTTAAATATATAGGCAAAATCCTGGATGGTTTTTCCTTGGCATCAAAATCATCAACTCCAAGCAAG ATTTATCCACCACCTGACCTGCCACGAAATTACAGACCAGTCCATTACTTTCGACCCGTGATAGCAGCTGGGAATGAAAACTGCTGTTTACGGAAGGCATTAGAAGAATCAACTGGAAAAATTGGGAGTGATACAACACAACAAAGCAGGCATGCTTTGAATGCATCTCAGAGGAGGGAACGACTAGGAGAGACTGGTCTAAAAG gtCCGGCTCCTTCTGTTTTGGAATATCTGTCTGAGAAAGATAGAGAAAGACTCAAAGAAGTGAAACAAGCATCTGAAcaacaaatgaaagcaaaaatattgccTCAGCAGTCACGAAATAGCAGATTCCAGCCAGCCTCCCCAGATGATGCTTCTCACAAATGGCAAATGTTGTTGGGGGGGCAGTTAGCAAATGCTGGTTCTAGTGACTTCAAACCATTTGCaagaaatccagaaaaacaaaaaagatacgAAAGTTTTGTGAGAAGTCttaaacaaggagaaaaag TAGATACATTGGAACATTATTTAGACCCAAGTATGACAGAATGGGAGCGAGGAAGAGAACAGGAGGAGTTCTTCCGTGCGGCAATGTTCTACAAATCCTCAAATTCAACACTGTCATCTAGGTTTACCCGGGCCAAATATGAAGATGATGTTGACAAAGTCGAAGTTCCTCGGGACCAAGAG AATGATATTGATGATAAGGAAACTGCTGTGAAGATGAAGATGTTTGGCAAACTCACAAGAGACAAGTTTGAATGGCATCCTGAAAAGCTGTTGTGTAAAAGATTCAATGTTCCTGATCCATATCCTGA TTCTTCCATTGTTGGGTTACCAAAAGTGAAACGAGACAAGTATTCTGTGTTTAATTTCTTAACTCTGCCTGAGCCCACCACATCTGTAACTCAAGcaacaaatgaaaacatccaACAGAATAACAGTCTCAACA AAGCAAAGAAACCTTCAAGATGGGATGTGTCagataaagagaaggagaaaaaagattcTATCAGTGAATTCATTAGTCTTGCTAGATCAAAAGCTGAtgttcagcagcagccaccagtATCAGCAACAGAAGAATGTGGAACTGGGCCAAGTGAAACTCTTCCCACTGAG GTAGCTAATGAAGATAAGgatcaggaagaagaaagcagaccATCTATGGACTTATTTAAGGCCATCTTTGTGAGTTCCTCAGATGAAAAATCGTCTTCCTCTGAAGAAGAGAGTGATGAAGAACAGCAACCAACTAGTTCGGTAATAGATTCAGAAACCACCAAGCAAGTTGACCTACCAGACAGTTCTTCATTTAATGTACAAG aGATTGTGGCTGCTTCAACTGATCCTGGCATTTCTTTGTTGCCTACTTCAAAGCAGGAACTGGATGCAACAGAGGAATTTGGACCAAAGTTGCCTCCAGCTTTTTCTTCTG GCCCTACTTGGCAACAAGAACCAGTGGTGTCAGCAAGTTTTCCTGGGCCtagtaggaaagaaaaacatagaaaGTACAGAGAAAAACACAAGACTAAGAgagaacacaaacacaaaaaggaaaag aaaaagaaacataagaaacagaaaaacaaaggaaaaaacaagaataaaaaatcGGAAAAAGACAGCAGCTCAGACACTGCAGATAGCAGTGACAGCCTTAGTGATATAGATACCACAGGCTTGTCACCCAAAGAGCTTCTAAGAAG aTTAAAACAACTTCAGTATTGA